CGGCGGCCGCTGCGTGCAGCGCCTATTGCTGGGTCCAGGGCAGGCCGTGGAAGCGCCAGCCATCATCGTGGCCGCGTTGCTGATTGGGATCGAGCTCGCCCTCGAAACCTTCGAGGATGTTGAAGACGTGGCTGAAGCCGGCCTTGGTCGCCGCTTCCGCCGCTGCCGCCGAACGTTTGCCACTGCGGCAGAGCAACAGCAGCACGGCGTCCTTGCCGCCCCAGGGCGCTACCTTGGCCTCGAGTTCGCGAACGAAGCGCGGATTGCGGGTCAGGTTGGTACCCGTTGCCCAGGTCACGTGCAGACTGCCGGGGACCTGCCCGACGAAGGTGCGCTCCTCAGGTGAACGCACGTCCACCAATACCGCTTCACCCGCTTCGAACAGCTTCCACGCCTGAATCGGCGTAACGCTGCCAGCAAAGGAGAGATCCTGTGCCAGGGCCCTGGCCTGGGCCCGTTCGAGGATTTCCGGAAGCGCGGTTTCTAGAACTGCCAATGCCATGGTGAGGCTCCTGGTCGATGAAGGTTTTCAGGAGACCAATCTAGGAGCAAAACCCCTTGCTATAGAAATAATAAAAATGGAAAAAATAAGATCTAGAAGTTATAAGTCCGCCGCGACAGAGGCTCTGGGAAGGGTATTTCAGCCGAACGAGGCTAGCTTGCCCCTTGGGCGACAAGCGGCCTAGGCGAAGCGCCAGGCGAGGAAGCGGCTCTGCTTCTGGCCTTGGGCCATGGCTACCACCCGCGTTTCGCTGGCCTGTTCACGCCGCAGCGCCGCCTGCAGCACGGGCAGGTTGCTGGCCTTGGAGACCAGGCAGGTGAACCAGCCGACCTGAGGCGCAAAGCGGCGACTCTCACCAATCATCCGCTCGATGAAGGCCG
The window above is part of the Pseudomonas oryzihabitans genome. Proteins encoded here:
- a CDS encoding rhodanese-like domain-containing protein, producing the protein MALAVLETALPEILERAQARALAQDLSFAGSVTPIQAWKLFEAGEAVLVDVRSPEERTFVGQVPGSLHVTWATGTNLTRNPRFVRELEAKVAPWGGKDAVLLLLCRSGKRSAAAAEAATKAGFSHVFNILEGFEGELDPNQQRGHDDGWRFHGLPWTQQ